The following coding sequences are from one Arcobacter nitrofigilis DSM 7299 window:
- a CDS encoding argininosuccinate synthase codes for MSKKEVKKVVLAYSGGLDTSTILKWLQDEYNAEVITFTADLGQGEEVEPARTKALACGIKPENIFILDIKEEFVKDYVFPMFRANAIYEGEYLLGTSIARPLIAKKQIEIAHKMGADAVSHGATGKGNDQVRFELGYLGLDSEITVIAPWREWDLNSREKLLAYAKKNGIEIDKKHLDKDGNPAISPYSMDANLLHISYEGLHLENPNNEPEESMWLWTTSPEKAPDQAEYITIGYKNGDPISINGEELSPATLLKKLNDYGNKHGIGRVDIVENRYVGMKARGCYETPGGTIMLKAHRAIESICLDREAAHLKDEMMPKYAKLIYQGYWFSPEREMLQAAIDATQVNVEGTVKLKLYKGSVMVVGRESVNSLYSEAHSTFEEDEVYNQKDAEGFIRLNALRFIIAGQKKRSKK; via the coding sequence ATGAGTAAAAAAGAAGTAAAAAAAGTAGTATTAGCCTATAGTGGTGGACTTGATACATCTACAATATTAAAATGGCTTCAAGATGAATATAACGCTGAAGTTATTACATTTACAGCTGATTTAGGTCAAGGTGAAGAAGTTGAACCAGCTAGAACAAAAGCTTTAGCTTGTGGAATTAAACCTGAAAATATATTTATACTAGATATCAAAGAAGAGTTTGTTAAAGATTATGTATTCCCAATGTTTAGAGCAAATGCAATTTATGAAGGAGAATATTTATTAGGTACTTCAATTGCAAGACCTCTTATTGCTAAAAAACAAATTGAAATAGCACACAAAATGGGTGCAGATGCAGTTTCTCATGGAGCTACAGGAAAAGGAAATGACCAAGTTAGATTTGAATTAGGTTATTTAGGACTTGATTCTGAAATTACTGTTATTGCTCCTTGGAGAGAATGGGATTTAAATTCTAGAGAAAAGCTATTAGCTTATGCTAAAAAAAATGGAATTGAAATAGATAAAAAACATCTTGACAAAGATGGAAATCCAGCTATTAGCCCATACTCTATGGATGCAAATCTTCTACATATCTCATATGAAGGTTTACATTTAGAAAATCCAAATAATGAACCAGAAGAATCAATGTGGTTATGGACAACATCACCTGAAAAAGCTCCTGACCAAGCTGAATACATCACTATTGGATATAAAAATGGGGATCCAATATCTATTAATGGGGAAGAATTATCTCCTGCAACATTACTTAAAAAATTAAATGACTATGGAAATAAACATGGTATTGGAAGAGTTGATATTGTTGAAAATAGATATGTAGGTATGAAAGCAAGAGGTTGTTACGAAACTCCAGGTGGAACAATTATGCTGAAAGCTCATAGAGCAATCGAATCTATTTGTTTAGATAGAGAAGCTGCTCATTTAAAAGATGAAATGATGCCAAAATATGCTAAACTTATCTATCAAGGATACTGGTTTTCTCCTGAGAGAGAAATGCTTCAAGCTGCTATTGATGCAACTCAAGTAAATGTTGAAGGTACTGTAAAATTAAAACTTTACAAAGGTAGTGTAATGGTTGTAGGAAGAGAATCTGTTAACTCTTTATATTCAGAAGCTCACTCTACATTTGAAG
- a CDS encoding RNA-binding S4 domain-containing protein — protein sequence MRIDKFLNAVNITKRRAVAEDMLEHKVVYINGMPVKKAKEVKVGDLIEIKYLEYTEEYKVLQIPQTKSTPKSKQAEYIEKLKGKDDV from the coding sequence ATGAGAATAGATAAATTTTTAAACGCAGTTAATATTACAAAAAGAAGAGCAGTTGCTGAAGATATGCTTGAACATAAAGTAGTTTATATAAATGGCATGCCAGTTAAAAAAGCAAAAGAAGTTAAGGTTGGGGATTTAATTGAAATAAAATACTTAGAGTATACAGAAGAGTATAAGGTGCTACAAATTCCACAAACAAAATCAACTCCAAAATCAAAACAAGCAGAATATATAGAAAAATTAAAAGGAAAAGATGATGTTTAG
- the trpD gene encoding anthranilate phosphoribosyltransferase: MFSTDKLKFDDIFENRLPVEEVRNYLIKLYEDGETAEQIAAAADAMRDHLIALPVDYSLKDELIDNCGTGGDKSNSFNISTTVSLLLVACGSKVAKHGNRSITSKSGSADMLEELGINLNLSIDNQVKMLENTGFVFMFAQNHHPSMKNIMPIRKSIPHRTIFNILGPLSNPATVSKQLIGVFSDEYIHRMITALSLLDTKRAMVVSSKDGMDEISISDVTYATTLIDQRTSDFIIDPRDFGLGLYSKDDILGGDAKENAQITRDILEGKISGAKLDIVLLNAGAALFIDDRAKDIKEGIEIAREAIKSGKAKEKLEQIINFSKSMK, encoded by the coding sequence ATGTTTAGTACTGACAAACTAAAATTTGATGATATTTTTGAAAATAGACTTCCTGTTGAAGAAGTAAGAAACTATTTAATCAAATTATATGAAGATGGAGAAACAGCTGAACAAATAGCAGCAGCAGCTGATGCTATGAGAGATCACCTTATTGCTTTACCCGTTGATTATTCTTTAAAAGATGAATTAATTGACAATTGTGGAACAGGTGGAGATAAATCAAATAGTTTTAATATCTCAACAACTGTATCATTGCTTTTAGTTGCTTGTGGTTCAAAAGTAGCAAAACATGGAAACAGAAGTATTACAAGTAAATCTGGTAGTGCTGACATGTTGGAAGAACTGGGTATAAATTTAAATTTGAGTATTGATAATCAAGTTAAAATGCTTGAAAATACTGGTTTTGTATTTATGTTTGCCCAAAATCATCATCCTTCTATGAAAAATATTATGCCTATACGAAAGTCAATACCACATAGAACAATTTTTAATATTTTAGGACCTTTAAGTAATCCAGCAACAGTATCAAAACAATTAATTGGTGTTTTTAGTGATGAGTATATCCATAGAATGATTACAGCATTAAGTTTATTGGATACTAAAAGAGCTATGGTAGTTAGTTCAAAAGATGGGATGGATGAAATTTCAATTAGTGATGTAACTTACGCAACAACATTAATTGATCAAAGAACAAGTGACTTTATAATAGACCCTAGAGATTTTGGCTTAGGATTATATTCAAAAGATGATATTTTAGGTGGAGATGCAAAAGAAAATGCTCAAATCACAAGAGATATCCTAGAGGGTAAAATAAGTGGTGCAAAACTTGATATTGTATTACTTAATGCAGGAGCTGCACTATTTATTGATGATAGAGCAAAAGATATAAAAGAAGGTATTGAAATAGCAAGAGAAGCTATTAAATCTGGAAAAGCAAAAGAAAAACTTGAACAAATCATTAATTTTTCTAAAAGTATGAAATAG